A stretch of the Archangium violaceum genome encodes the following:
- a CDS encoding vWA domain-containing protein codes for MKNGSVVYDSDPDLVSPFFDPGRFYHTRGRRIAWQVKESPYSLHPNFDLNSIKGDALVACYDSVRWDIDDYPYPYSNSSLMAECMSCLNTKGWWRGPMVIATTVSHQDGPFPEPGEPPLPPEAYRRWVVSGRVLNVRPPRFVIARKVIKDVISSVTHVRLGVATFGRDHGWFDPPELLAPLAPTCEQSHPTFDETAMDRPGLKKAVNRVQFRNNERSIGEALFGLGGYFSSQRMDLKWENWFKQPLNPGYFGWPGCCNGGTYDDPYTGKEGIYWGVAYNEWLMPPFTDPSTGAYMPGQPWEEPWAQRRSTCFASQTNAVIVVSGGTPRSDNTVPITRMMEILMARGVRHDDGSWLRFDPAYPETNPDVGGVNYCDRVGSTKAACDYTEYNWPTGLGVGNKNFMDDVSFFLSHVDLRDDMPGDQTMRTFVVGYGDSSPMLQSIALAGKGSFFRADNVSELRDAILYAIAQSRTSTSSAP; via the coding sequence ATGAAGAACGGCTCCGTCGTCTATGACAGCGACCCCGACCTCGTCTCTCCATTCTTCGATCCGGGCAGGTTCTACCACACTCGCGGCCGGCGCATTGCCTGGCAGGTGAAGGAATCCCCGTACTCACTCCACCCAAACTTCGATTTGAACAGCATCAAGGGTGACGCACTCGTCGCCTGCTACGACTCGGTGAGATGGGACATCGATGACTATCCCTATCCCTACTCCAACTCCTCGCTCATGGCGGAGTGCATGAGCTGTCTGAACACCAAGGGCTGGTGGCGGGGTCCGATGGTGATCGCCACGACCGTTTCGCACCAGGATGGCCCCTTCCCGGAGCCCGGTGAGCCACCGCTTCCTCCCGAGGCGTATCGCAGGTGGGTCGTCAGTGGCCGGGTCCTCAACGTGCGTCCGCCCAGGTTCGTGATCGCGCGCAAGGTGATCAAGGACGTCATCAGCTCGGTGACCCACGTGCGCCTGGGCGTGGCCACCTTCGGCAGGGATCACGGCTGGTTCGATCCGCCGGAGCTGCTCGCACCGCTGGCTCCGACCTGCGAACAGTCCCATCCCACCTTCGACGAGACGGCGATGGACCGGCCCGGGCTGAAGAAGGCCGTCAACAGGGTGCAGTTCCGCAACAACGAGCGCTCCATTGGCGAGGCCCTGTTCGGTCTGGGGGGCTACTTCTCCTCGCAGCGGATGGACCTGAAGTGGGAGAACTGGTTCAAGCAGCCCCTCAACCCCGGGTACTTCGGCTGGCCGGGGTGCTGCAACGGTGGCACCTACGATGATCCGTACACGGGCAAGGAGGGCATTTACTGGGGTGTGGCGTACAACGAGTGGCTGATGCCGCCCTTCACCGACCCATCGACCGGGGCCTATATGCCGGGCCAGCCCTGGGAGGAGCCCTGGGCCCAGCGGCGTTCCACGTGCTTCGCGTCCCAGACCAATGCCGTCATCGTGGTGAGTGGGGGAACGCCCCGTTCCGACAACACGGTGCCCATCACCCGGATGATGGAGATCCTCATGGCGAGGGGGGTCAGGCACGACGATGGCTCGTGGCTCCGGTTCGACCCGGCCTACCCCGAGACGAACCCGGACGTGGGCGGCGTGAACTACTGCGATCGTGTCGGCTCCACCAAGGCGGCGTGTGACTACACCGAATACAACTGGCCGACCGGCCTGGGTGTGGGCAACAAGAACTTCATGGATGACGTGTCCTTCTTCCTGTCGCATGTGGATCTGCGTGACGACATGCCGGGCGACCAGACGATGCGCACGTTCGTCGTCGGCTACGGAGACAGCAGCCCCATGCTCCAGAGCATCGCGTTGGCGGGCAAGGGCAGCTTCTTCCGTGCGGACAACGTGAGCGAGCTGCGGGACGCCATCCTGTACGCGATTGCTCAGAGCCGCACGAGCACCAGCTCCGCGCCGTAG